In Magallana gigas chromosome 1, xbMagGiga1.1, whole genome shotgun sequence, the sequence attaaaatcaaaaagatataaatattgaatgtatttaaaatatctattccgcagttttaacattatttcgataataaaaaaactattttaaatctaaattctGAAAATAATGACCGATAAAGACTTTCAGTACATGTATCCCTCAGGTGGCCCCGTAGGTTAGCTCTGTTTACACTGTCGACGACGCCAATATCGTGTTTCGCCTTTATTACACATATTCAACAATTCATATCgttctacatgtatcaataacGGACTAATAATGGTTCAAGTGACATTTGTTATAAGAATTATCTAATTTATGACAATAAAAAGGTGTTTCTATATTGTAAACAAACTTTACACTGAACCTCTAGCCTCTTTCTTTCATCGTGTTTTTAAATGCTGGGTTTTCCTGCGCTCATGCGCAGTGGCGTAAAAAATGGCGGattacattaatattcatcagacgtgtagcaaagtttagaGACAAATAACTGAAGAATGAACATGTTTTGTGGGCCAAGGGTTGGTGAAACGTCTAATTATATCAAgcatgatgtaaatatttactcaAACTCATGTTAAAAATATACCTTTAACCTTAACAGTTTGCATCGTTTAGGCAGTTTCCCAACCTTTCTTGTTTGGGTCAACTGAACTgctttcaattttataaacacatatagtaaaaataaacaattttattaaccTTACCAGTTCATAGGCAGTTCATTAGGAGTTATTTTCCATGGCTTTGAACTGTTTAGCAAACTGCTTATTGTAATACTCAAATGTCAACATAATGTAAAGCATGAAGGATAgatgtttatttgtatttagCATCAAACATCTGTAACAAATGATCGGGTTTGGGATTCagataatttttatatcatacgGGTGTTATCTTTGATGCTAATGGTAATGTGCGAGGATAGTCCGGATGACACTACTATATATCAGAGCACACTCGAGAGAAGAGCTGATTCTGTGTTCGGCTGTCGAAGGAGTAGGTACGTTAATACGACTGCACAGTGTTCGTATTGGATTAATCTTTAAATAGAGCGTTAATATTTACTCGTATTTTATTAACTGAGTGTACCTGGCTGCAGCTTATGTCGGCTGCAGAGATACAGCCCTGTACATGTGATATAGGCATAGAGCCTTATCAGGACAAATCTCGCAGGTCTCGAGGCTGAGACCTGTGCCTCGGATAGAGCCCCGGGTTATAACCCACAGATCATCAAGCCCCATCCCTTATAAATAACTTGtgaattatttgttttgcatgCTTAAGGATAGGTCATCCTTACAActatatctgtatatattgaCTCGTAGTTTTTGTGATCGTTTTATGCCGGTATTCATATATGATTGTTAAATAAACACATTCCCCAGACTGGTCTCAATCACCGAACCCAAAACACGTTACAAAATttgtggcagcggtgggatcaTTATCATGACATGAAAATGTCCTATGAGAAGTTCAAGAAAGGAGAAAATGTATACGTATACTTCCCCCAGCGCAAAGTTGGATGCTCACCGAAGTTCACGTCCTACTGGCGGGGACCGTTCAAGATACTCACAAAACTATCGGAAGTTTTGTATAAAGTTAACTGTGGTCGGAATGGTAAAGACCAGGTTATACATTGTGACCGCTTGAAAACGTGCAAAGCTCAGATTCTGAAAGGAGAGAACGAACTGCAGACCCCTCTGGAGAGCAGCACGGAAAGCCAACTTGATGTTCAGTTTGAGTCGGAGGTTATTGATGAGCGTCAGTCAAAAGTAGAGGTTACAGATGAACTAGCTGGGGAATTCGAGTCCAAGCGCAACAGACGTGCTCCAGTCTGGATGAGAGATTATGTGACAGAATAAATTGTTCAATAAAACAATTAGATATTGTACATATTAGTTTTGTTGTTTATTGGAATGATTCTGATTTTGTGTATAGTGGATAGATAGTCTTATTCATATAGAGGAATGTTCATGCTCAGATGCATCATCGATTTTTATGAAAgcttttattttacattgtagTATGGTTAACACAAAGACGACCCCTCGGAGGGCAAAGGAAATATGTCCTGTGTGTTTTGTTGAACTGGATGGTAAGGACGCATGGTCCGAACATGTGCTGAGCTGTGCAAGCAGTATGATGGTGTGCAAAGCCTGTCATGTATCCTTTAAAAAGAAGGAGTATCTGCAGAAACACATGCGGACGAAGCATCCCGATGCCCCTTCCTCAGCACATAAGGACACAAGTCATGATCAGGAAGACGACAGTGACTGGGACGTGGACCCCGAAGTTCAACTCGGCGAGGTTCGGACTGAACTCGCAGAAAAAGAGATGGAAGCTTTACCATCAACCTCTCAGGATGACTTCATCTCAGGAAGAGTGATTCGAAAAAGAACAGCGCCAAGTCCAGTGTTTTCGTCTAAACGAACCAACCTTGGCGTTGTTGAAGAAACCGTGTCGAAGAAAAGTGTGGAGTTTGGGATTCAAACTGACAACCTGGATCCTGTCCTATCCAAGATCATGGTAGATGAATCTACTCAAACAGAGGGCTATCATCGCAGAGTGAAGGAGATCACCATCACCAAATACCATGAAAATGGGCAGAAAATTAAGAGAATCAAAGAAAGTGAAGAACTGTTTGATTTGTAGATACTTATAAACATTGTAGCTGTACTGTGTTTGTCgaacattttgtttcattttacatttttgttatttgcaTGTGTATGTATGCTTATTCATGTTCATCCCCAAGACGGTGCTATACATCCATcattcattttgtacaatattCATGTTTGATACGTCATcctttttagataaaaagaaaaaatatatatatttatatatctatgtTATCGTTTTGTCATGCGAGGACGCATGAAGCAATGAGGCGTGGGTTATGTAACAAATGATCGGGTTTGGGATTCagataatttttatatcatacgGGTGTTATCTTTGATGCTAATGGTAATGTGCGAGGATAGTCCGGATGACACTACTATATATAAGAGCACACTCGAGAGAAGAGCTGATTCTGTGTTCGGCTGTCGAAGGAGTAGGTACGTTAATACGACTGCACAGTGTTCGTATTG encodes:
- the LOC136274280 gene encoding uncharacterized protein, with translation MLMVMCEDSPDDTTIYQSTLERRADSVFGCRRSSMVNTKTTPRRAKEICPVCFVELDGKDAWSEHVLSCASSMMVCKACHVSFKKKEYLQKHMRTKHPDAPSSAHKDTSHDQEDDSDWDVDPEVQLGEVRTELAEKEMEALPSTSQDDFISGRVIRKRTAPSPVFSSKRTNLGVVEETVSKKSVEFGIQTDNLDPVLSKIMVDESTQTEGYHRRVKEITITKYHENGQKIKRIKESEELFDL